The Achromobacter deleyi region CCGCGCCCGGCCGCGCCCTGGCGGTGCAGGCCGACGTGCGCGACCCCGCCGCCGTGGCCGCCATGTTCGCGCAGGCCAGCCAGCACTTCGGCCAGCCGGTAAACACCGTCGTCAATAACGCCCTGCCCGCTTTCCAGTTCAATGGCGACGCCCGGCCCCACGCCGACACGCTGAACTGGGCCCAGATGAACGCGCAGCTCGAAGGCAGCGTGCGCGCCGCGCTCAACACCACCCAGGCCGCCCTGCCCGGCATGCGCGCCGCCGCCGGCGGACGCATCATCAACGTGGGCACCAACCTGGTCCAGAACCCCGTGGTGCCGTACCACGACTACACCGCCGCCAAGGCCGCGCTGCTGGCCTTCACGCGAACCCTGTCGCATGAACTGGGCGCGGACGGCATCACCGTCAACATGGTGTCCGGCGGCCTGCTGCGCACGACGGACGCGTCCGCCGCCACGCCGGATGCGGTCTTCGACATGATCGCCGCCGGCACCCCGCTGCGCGAGGTCACCACGCCGGAGCAATTCGCCGACGCGGTGCTGTTCTTCGCCAGCCCCTGGTCGCGCGCCGTCACCGGGCAGAACCTGATCGTCGACGGCGGGCTGGTGAAGGGCTGAGGGGCAGGATAAGAATGATCAGCAGCGAGGGGCTAAAGAGGATCGTCAGGATCCTCTCGGTCGGTGCCTGGGCCGTCTTGGGATTGGCAACCGCCCTATCCATTTTCCAGCTGGCATTGCCTCCCTTGCCCGGTATTCCGGCAACCCAAAGGGGGTCGACGGGCTGATTTCCTGGCAAATGTTCCGCCAGGCCCGCGCACCCGCAGTTGATCCGAATCCTCCCGAGGCCAGGCCGGAGCCTTCCGGAGTGGGTGGCCTTCTATGGCTTCCGATCGTGGGTTTTACCGCGCTTGGTCCGCTCGCCGCCGTCAGTCAGACCTTGAGATACCTAACGGAAGCAATCACTCTTCTCGTACTGGGGCGGCGAGGTCCGCTGGGCGGTCGGCCGGATTGGGCAAGAGTCTCCAGAACTGGGGAATGGCATCGGATCTGCGCGGGCGGCCACCGGCTGATGCTGCGGTGCATCGCGGCATGATCGCTTATCTGCACCGTCGAGAATAGTGCAGCAACACTATTGCAGGCGTCCATCCGCAGCGTAATACTTTCCTTCCATTCTCTTTCTTTTGGAGGGTACTGCAATGCAACGCGACGACATCCAAAAGCTGGGCGCTCAGGCCGCCCGCGACGGATTGACCTTGTGGGATTGCCCCTACTATCGTGCCGGCGACATGCCAGGCCACACGGGAGAGTCGATCATGGAATGGCGTGAAAAAGTCGAAGCGTGGGAAGCGGGCTGGATGGCCGAGACGAAGTCCTGGAAACCACCGGGCAAAGTGAAATTTGCGCCGCGTGCAATAGAGCGACGCCGCAACTGAGGAAGATACTAGCGCCCCGGATCGGGGCGCTTTTCGTTCACGTTTATGCGGGTCCGGCCCTGCGATCCCATGCAGGCGCGAGGCTGTTGCAATGCCCCATTCGCCGTTCAATAATGAATGTCCAACATCGCGCCCCGGAGCACCGATGAGCATCGTTGAACCGTCGGAACAAGAGGATGCAGCGAACTTCAGCAGCCTAGCGCAACTGGAGGAGCCATACCGCTACAAGCTTCTGGTCGAGGGTGTCCTTGACTATGCAATTTTCCTGCTCGACGTCAATGGATTCGTCGCCAGCTGGAACGCAGGCGCGCAACGGTTCAAGGGTTACCAGGCGTCCGAGATCATCGGGCAGCATTTCTCGCGCTTCTACACGGACGAAGATCGTGCTCAAGGGGTGCCGCAGCGAGCGTTGGCGACCGCAACGAGCGAAGGCCGGTTCGAAGCAGAGGGATGGCGAGTGCGCAAGGATGGCTCGCGATTCTGGGCTAGCGTAGTGATAGATCCTATACGGGATGACACGGGCCGCCTCGTCGGCTTCGCGAAGGTCACACGCGACATAACCGCAAAACAGAAAAGCCAGCTTGAACTACAGGCCACCCAACTGGCGCTGCACCGGGCCCAGCGTATGGAGGTCCTTGGTCGAGTGACCGGTGGACTGGCGCATGACTTCAACAATTTTCTTTCGATTATCGGCGGGGCTGCAGAATTACTACGCAACCCTAAGCTCACATCTGAAAAACGGCTTCGCTACCTCAATGCGATCGCGGATACAACGCAGCGCGCCGCCCATCTCACGCGACAAATGCTTGCGTATGCTCGCCGCCAGCCTCTTGAGCCCTCCAACATAGACGCGGGTCTATGTGTTGAAGGCATGAAGCAGATCATCCAGACAACACTAGGCTCGGCGATCCAGGTGCGATACCAGCTACCTGAGGAGCCATGCTTCATATGCGCGGACATGAGCCAGCTTGAAAATGCGTTGTTGAACCTTGTCGTTAACGCCGGTGACGCGATGCCTACAGGAGGCAACCTGGACATTGCGGTCAGCTGCGTGGACTCGCATCCAGATGGGCGAGGCGGCACCGCCGCAGGTCGATTTGTGGCCATCACCGTTTCGGACGATGGCTTGGGCATTCCGCCGGAAGTTCTAGACCACATCTTTGAACCGTTTTTCACCACCAAGCCGGAGGGGAAAGGAACGGGACTGGGCTTGAGCCAAGTGTTCGGCTACGTCTCGCAATCCGGTGGCCACGTCGATGTCGTGAGTCGCCCTCATGGGGGCACGACCTTCACGCTCTACTTCCCCTGCGCCTCGCCCGGAGCGGTCCGACCACCGCTAGCCTGAGGACAACGCCTGGCGCCACTCACTTCCTGGTGGCCAACAGGGTTTCCACTTCACGAATCAGGTCATCAGGAACCCAGGGCTTCAGCATGAACTTTACCCCCGGAGGCAAGGTGTCAAGCGCCGGGTCACGCCGACCAGATGTAAGAAGCATCCCGATCTCCGGTGACCTGCGCTGTATCAGGGCTGCCATCTCGAGGCCATCCATGGATCCAGGCATCTCGATATCGGAAATGACTGCGCGAATGTCGGAACGCTCCATCAGCCGTCGCAATGCCTCGTCTGCGTTGCTCGCCTCACAGACGTCATAGCCTTCGTTTGCCAATATCTCGGCCAGGAGCCACCGCGCGGTCTCGTTATCCTCCACAACCAGAACCGTCTTCTGTTCCCCGGGAAGAGTTTCAGCGTCCGTCATGGGTCCTGATCCGAGTTGTTATGGGGTTGATGACTTGTCACGCACCTCATCGACTGGCGCAGATAATGTAGTTTTCTCGTTTGAAGTGCACGTGAGGTGTGAAAACATTGCCACCGTTGAGGCTTACACCTATCGGGAAGTAGTCAGCAAACCTCATGCCTGCATGAAAGGCATGCATTGCACCAGCTTGGCCGCGATTTGATGAGCCTGCGTGCCCCAAAACCAAAGGGCCGAATCCTATGTTTCAAAGGATCCGGCCCCACAACCTGCCACCAAGCTGCCTGCCATGCGGCAAGCAGCCCAGCGCTTAAATCGGTTTGATCATTGTCGCCTGAGGACCTTTTTGTCCTTGGCCGGCAACGAATGAAACGCGCTGGTTCTCTTCAAGAGACTTGTGCCCGTCACCCTGAATTTCAGAGTAATGCGCAAAGAGGTCTTTACCACCAAGTTCCGGCGAGATAAAGCCGTAGCCTTTGTCGTTGTTGAACCACTTCACGATACCTGTTTCTGTCTTCAATGTAAGTCCTAGATGTACAGGGAAAGAATATTCCCGGAGCGACTATGGGTGATCGCCCCCAATAAAGATATAGCCGTTTCCAAATAACACATCTACCGGCCTGTCCGCTGGCGCAGGTGGGTCCGAGATCCCGGCGGCCAGAGACGCGTAGCAGCGCATAGAGAACCCAGTAAATGGTGGTTCCCCGAACGAGCATTTCCACGACTCCGGCCTGAAGGCCGAAGATCTCCGCGACGTCGATCATGTCCGTGCCCTCCTTCAACGCTGGCCCGCCCGCCATTCGCTGTAATAGGTGATCATTCTTAGCAAGGCGTGCTCGGCACTTGCGCGCCGGATCGCATTGCGGCTGCCGTTGAATTGGATGGTTTCCGAAAAGATCGCAGGCGATGCGTCTGCCGCGCCTTCTTTAAACACCCATGCAAAACACTGCGTGCCCGCCGGTATGTCGGCATCCGTGTCGTCAGTGACGCCGGTATTCGATATGGCGACGTTCGCCCGACTTATTCGTGCCGCGCCGAGCGCCATTTCCCGGGCAACCGCTACGCTGGTCAGATTGTGCCGGTGCAATGTTCGGGACGAAACGCCCAAACACTTCATTTTTGCCTCGGGGGAATAGACGACAAACGCGCAGTCCAACAAGGCCCCCGCGCCTGGCACATCCGCCAAGGTCGCGGCGATGAGACCTGCCGTGCACGACTCGGCAGTGACCAAGGTCAATGAATACTTGTGCATGAACGCCGCGGCCCGCTCGACTGCATTCATCCCCATCCCCGGGGTAAATAACACAGGACGACCAGCAAGTCTTGTGCCGCGAGAGTTCCAACCGCGCAGGCGAAACTTGCAGGGCTTGCGCCTCGAAAGGCCCTGCACTGCGCTGTCGGGCCGCATCCCTGTCGCGGCCCATATCTCCCGCCTGGTCAAAACCGATCGTGCTCGTCAAATGAGGTCAATCTCAACCAGTCACGCATCGCGTGACTGGCTTACTGGCAGTGCGGAGTAGCACGTATTCCTTGATTCGCACGACATCGTGTTCAACATGAGTCGCAGCGCAAACTTCCGCGACAACGCGGGTCATGAATCGCTTCTTCCTGAACCAGAAGGCCGAACCCCTCTGGAAGGCCCGTGACGCGGTCCAATTGAGAAGTCGTTCATACGTCTGACTATCAAATTTCTAAGGTAAGTTAAGATGTCGTCATTCAGTTCATACAAATAATGAGCCTGATGCACAGCTAGACCGCGTCGCCTGACTTGTCTCAAATCATTCGACAAAGGCTCAGACGGGAGATTGACCAGATATGAGCACGGCACGCGAACCACAGCCACTCACGCTGGTTGAAGCGTTGATCCCTGTCTTCAGCCTCATTTTCCTGATCGCATTATCGTTTTATCTCTTCGGCGACGCGGCAGCAGCCGGACCAACCCAGATTGCACTCGTCGTATCGAGCCTGATCGCCGTGGTGATTGCATGGCGGCGCGGCCATTCGCTCGGCTCGCTGCACGCGGCCGCGATCGAGAGCGTCAGCTCTGGAATCGGCGCCATCTTCATTCTCCTCGCAGTAGGTTCACTAATAGGAACCTGGGCGCTCAGCGGTACGCTGATGGCGATGGTCTATTACGGCATGCAACTGCTGAGTCCAGCTTACTTCTACGTAACCGCGGCCGCGATTTGCGCCGTCGTGTCATTTTGCATAGGTAGTTCGTGGACGGTGGTCGGCACCATTGGCATCGGCCTCATGGGCATTGCGCTGAATATCGAGATGGACCCGGCCATCACCGCAGGAGCGGTGATATCTGGCGCCTATTTCGGAGACACGGTTTCGCCGCTCTCGGACTCCGCGAACCTTGCCGCAGGCGCAGCCGGTGTCGATCTTTACGTACATGTCCGTGAAACGGCTGTGACCTCCACCATCGCCTTGGCCATCGCGCTTGCAGTGTTCTGGATGCTGGGCGGCTCCGGCGATTTCGACACGAGCAGCAAGGCTGCCGCCATCCAGGCCTCGTTCGACATGTCGCTGCTGTTATTCCTGCCACTCGTCGTTGTCGTGGTTCTGGCGCTCCTGAAACTGCCTCCATTTACGACGATCTTCACGGGAGCATTGGTGGCGGGTGTGCTCGCCGCGATCATGGCCCCGGAACGCGTGGCGACCTTTGCCCAGGTTGTGGGCCGTGACGAATTGCCGATGTGGCTGGCATGCATCAAGGGCGTCTGGCTGGCTCTGGCGAGCGGGTATGTGTCAGCCACCGGCTACCCTGAGTTGGACCTACTCCTGTCGCGCGGTGGCATGGCCAGCATGCTGGACACGGTATGGCTGATCGTCACCGCCCTTGCCTTCGGTGGCGTGGTCGAGAAGGCGGGTGTGCTGGATAGGCTCATCACGCCGATTATCCAGAGAATAAAAACGCCTGGCGGACTTATCACGTCCATGGTCGGCACCGTGTTTGCGACCAATGTCGTGACGGCCGATCAATATATCGCCATTGTTCTACCAGGCAGGATGTTCAAGACGACTTTCGCGCAGCGCGGTTTTGCGCCCGTCGTATTGTCACGCACCGTAGGCGCTGCAGCGACACCGACCTCGGCGCTGGTTCCATGGAACAGTTGCGGCGCCTATATGGCCGCCACGCTTGGGGTTACAACGGCCAGCTACGCACCGTACGCGCTCTTCAGCCTGTTGAGTCCGGTGCTCGTAATCGCCGTCGCTCTTGTCGGCCTGCGCATCCAGCGCAACCCGGACACCTCGGTGCAACCGCCTGAAGACTCTTAATAGAGACAATCTTGGTTCAGCGATGCAGTTTTCGGTCGGCGCCGACACGCTGCAGCCTTGGAACGTCGAAATGACGACGCCCTATCTGACTGCCCAATAGTCGACGTTCAGCCGAGACAAGGTCGCATGCTCGGAGAGCACCACCCAGACCATTCCGGAGGCGAGAACGCGCACTCGGTACGTCTTGCTCTCGAAGATGTCGTTGTGGTTTGCACGTCTCGGTGCGCCGAGATGCAATCGAAAGAAATCCGAGTACTGAGCCGCAAGCAATGGAATCTTCTGATGATCCTGCTCAAACAGTTCATCGCTGAGATCACTCGGCTCCGAGCCAATGAAAAGACGAATCTCTTCAATATGTCCGTTCAGCACCTTTGCCTGACCAGTTGTGTGGCGGGCCATTTCGAAACTGAAGTATCCGCGCCGCGCTTGAATTCGTTTGAAGCCGCACTCCCGGCCCGCATCAGCAAAGGAATCCTCGCGCCAAATCGTGGGTGACTCCGTCACGCTGCAATAGAGCCGCCAGAGCTCGGCCGGGGTCAGTACATCACGCTCATAGATCTGCATGGAACGAAATTGTTGCATTGGAGACACGAAGAAGCCCAACCTTCGATGTTCACCTCGCCCCGTAGAGGATCATGGCTCACAACTTGACCGATCCATCGACGAAGACAGATGGCGACCAATCGGAATCGTAGTCCTCCAGGATCGCGACCGGCGCCACAAGGTTGCCTTGAAGGAAAATGGCAGCGGGCGGTTGCCGCTGGAACTCGGTGGAAAGCTCCGGCAGCAGATCGATCGTCTTCAGCACGCCGCACACTGTGCTCATAACTTCGCCACGAGCTTGTGCTTTCCTTGAAGTTGATCGAAAACACACGGCATACATACGGAAGCGTGTGCCTGCTTATCAGCGCTTGAACAGGCGCTCGTGCATCCATCCATCGTTGGTCAGGATGACGGCTGCCTTGCCTTGTATCTCTCCTTGAGTCCGTTCCGCAAAATCCTTGTAATTAGCCCGCACGCCTTCCGACCTGGCCCAGTCGGCCGCACCGTCCACCTTGTATCGGTAGTTCACCTGCGACAGCTTTACGCCCATCATGTCGCTGGGTTCGGTGAAGTTGTCCACTTCCACGACGACGTACTTGCCGGTGCAGAAGGCATCGTGTCCACCCACCGTGTTGGCGCCATTGGCGACGAGGAATTTCTTGCCGGTATCGGTGACCTGGTACTCGGTGGCCGGCTCCATCTTGTTGCCGAACATGGCCTTGACTTCGGTGTCTCGCTTCGTCAGCAGCCCGGCATCGACCAGCGCATCGGCGCGCTTCTTGCTCTGACCGCCCAGCATGTCTTGATTCGACAAGGTGAACGGCGAGCCCTTTGCAGGAATCGCTGCGCACAGGCCCTTCTGAGTGTCCAGGTACACCTGTACGGCTTTGCTGAAGTTGCTCTTGTTGGCGTCCTTTGCGCCGCCGCACGCGGCGAGGGTAAGAGTAAGGCTGCCGATGGCGACGATCTTGATGGCGGTATGCAAAAGAGCTCCCTCTGTAGGCTAAGACAACCGGTTACTCAAATATGGCAAGGCGATCAGTCTGATTGAGCGAATCTGCAATTGTGGAGTAGAAACTCGCCGCTCAAAATTCAGAGTTTGAATATGTCTATAGATAAATAGAATGCGCATTGCCCTGCGACATCCAGCGTACAGGCGGGGACCTATGGTTATAGTTTCGCGGACCGGGATTGCGCCACGCCAGCTTGGCGACAATTCATTCAATCCGAAGCCGCTTCGCGATGCGGCTTAATTCAGCCATCAGGCATCGTCCAAGTGAGCTTCGAACCAATCCAACTGGAAGATGTACACGGAAGGTCCGCGACCGCCCGTTTGCTTCCGCACAATCCACTCGAAGCGCTCAAGATCGCTCGGGCAATCCGCCATCCTTGGTATCGGTGCCAAGCGCTGTCCGCCGTCGCCGCCTCGACTCGGAGACGCACAGACTCGATCCGCCTTCTTCAGGAGGCTTTGCGCGCCGCCCGGGAGCAAGAAGCGCCCAACCGAGTGATCACCGTGGCTTCCTGGCCGCTGCGCGTCCTTCTGCCGCTCGATGCTCCAGCGGCGGCGAAGGTCGCCGCTGATCTTCTTGCACGCGCAGAGACTGAACCACATGGTCTCCGTCGTCTGCATGCCCTCGACGCGCTGCTCGGGGCAGTCGCCGATGACACCAACCTCAGAGAGGCGGTCGCTGCAAGCTACACGCGGACCGCGGGCACCTGCAAGGGCTGGCGCGCCGAGCGGACGATCTGCTTTCGCGCTCAGCATCTTGCAGTGCTAGACGCGCGTCTCGCGCAGGAACTGCTCGCCGGCCGCGTTCCGAGTCGCTACAGTCGGCGAGCCGTTCAAGTCATCCGATCGCGGGCCAACACAAACGATGCCTGACCCTTCGCGTGAGCGGACGGCCAAACGCTCATCTCTAGCCTTGACTACTTCTACTGCATAGCGCCGGAGGGTCATGTTATCTTCTGGTCGCCCAATGGCTGGGACCCAGACAATTGGCCCGACCGCGCTGGCTGGATCAGCGGTGACTGGCTCGCGGATCACCACTAACAGTTCATTCAAACCGAGCCCGTCCGTCAGCGCGGCCGAGTCGGCTCAATTCAGGCGGTAGCTGGAAACAGGGATGACGCATGCAGTACATCAACTTCATCTTCGAAGATGGCGACGACGACTCGACGCCATATACCGGGCCTGTTCCCGACAGCGATGCAGAGTATCTCCGGCAAGCCGCAACGCATCTCCGG contains the following coding sequences:
- a CDS encoding cold-shock protein, whose product is MKTETGIVKWFNNDKGYGFISPELGGKDLFAHYSEIQGDGHKSLEENQRVSFVAGQGQKGPQATMIKPI
- a CDS encoding response regulator is translated as MTDAETLPGEQKTVLVVEDNETARWLLAEILANEGYDVCEASNADEALRRLMERSDIRAVISDIEMPGSMDGLEMAALIQRRSPEIGMLLTSGRRDPALDTLPPGVKFMLKPWVPDDLIREVETLLATRK
- a CDS encoding two-component system sensor histidine kinase NtrB, translating into MSIVEPSEQEDAANFSSLAQLEEPYRYKLLVEGVLDYAIFLLDVNGFVASWNAGAQRFKGYQASEIIGQHFSRFYTDEDRAQGVPQRALATATSEGRFEAEGWRVRKDGSRFWASVVIDPIRDDTGRLVGFAKVTRDITAKQKSQLELQATQLALHRAQRMEVLGRVTGGLAHDFNNFLSIIGGAAELLRNPKLTSEKRLRYLNAIADTTQRAAHLTRQMLAYARRQPLEPSNIDAGLCVEGMKQIIQTTLGSAIQVRYQLPEEPCFICADMSQLENALLNLVVNAGDAMPTGGNLDIAVSCVDSHPDGRGGTAAGRFVAITVSDDGLGIPPEVLDHIFEPFFTTKPEGKGTGLGLSQVFGYVSQSGGHVDVVSRPHGGTTFTLYFPCASPGAVRPPLA
- a CDS encoding CinA family protein yields the protein MNAVERAAAFMHKYSLTLVTAESCTAGLIAATLADVPGAGALLDCAFVVYSPEAKMKCLGVSSRTLHRHNLTSVAVAREMALGAARISRANVAISNTGVTDDTDADIPAGTQCFAWVFKEGAADASPAIFSETIQFNGSRNAIRRASAEHALLRMITYYSEWRAGQR
- a CDS encoding CrpP-related protein, which codes for MQRDDIQKLGAQAARDGLTLWDCPYYRAGDMPGHTGESIMEWREKVEAWEAGWMAETKSWKPPGKVKFAPRAIERRRN
- a CDS encoding Na+/H+ antiporter NhaC family protein, with product MSTAREPQPLTLVEALIPVFSLIFLIALSFYLFGDAAAAGPTQIALVVSSLIAVVIAWRRGHSLGSLHAAAIESVSSGIGAIFILLAVGSLIGTWALSGTLMAMVYYGMQLLSPAYFYVTAAAICAVVSFCIGSSWTVVGTIGIGLMGIALNIEMDPAITAGAVISGAYFGDTVSPLSDSANLAAGAAGVDLYVHVRETAVTSTIALAIALAVFWMLGGSGDFDTSSKAAAIQASFDMSLLLFLPLVVVVVLALLKLPPFTTIFTGALVAGVLAAIMAPERVATFAQVVGRDELPMWLACIKGVWLALASGYVSATGYPELDLLLSRGGMASMLDTVWLIVTALAFGGVVEKAGVLDRLITPIIQRIKTPGGLITSMVGTVFATNVVTADQYIAIVLPGRMFKTTFAQRGFAPVVLSRTVGAAATPTSALVPWNSCGAYMAATLGVTTASYAPYALFSLLSPVLVIAVALVGLRIQRNPDTSVQPPEDS
- a CDS encoding 3-oxoacyl-ACP reductase → MSSQRPHLNLDQQLVIVTGASRGLGAAIAQAFLREGAKVVINYLNSADRAQALAATAPGRALAVQADVRDPAAVAAMFAQASQHFGQPVNTVVNNALPAFQFNGDARPHADTLNWAQMNAQLEGSVRAALNTTQAALPGMRAAAGGRIINVGTNLVQNPVVPYHDYTAAKAALLAFTRTLSHELGADGITVNMVSGGLLRTTDASAATPDAVFDMIAAGTPLREVTTPEQFADAVLFFASPWSRAVTGQNLIVDGGLVKG